Within Phycisphaeraceae bacterium, the genomic segment CGCGTTCGCCGTGGCGCTCCTGATGGTCCCGGAGGGTGTCCTGCTCGCACGAGCGTTCGCCGCACGCAATGGCTACAACATCAGGGCGAACCAGGAGATCACCGCCCTCGGCGCAGGAAACCTGCTCGCAGGCTTCGTTCAGGGCTTTCCCATCGGCGCCAGCCAGTCCCGCACCACGGTGAACGATGCCGCCGGAGGCCGCACGCCGCTTTCGGGGCTTGTGGCGGCCATCGGACTGCTGCTCTTTCTTCTCTTTCTCACTCCCCTGCTCGCGAAGCTGCCGAGTGTCGCGCTGGCATCGATCCTGATCTACGCGGGCATCGGGCTCATCGAACCGCACCAGTATCGGGAGTTGCTTCGCTTCAGCTGGCGCGCGTTCGTTCTCGCCCTGCTGGTGCTGCTCGGTGTGCTGGTGGCCGGCGTGCTCCAAGGCATCCTGATCGGCGTTGGGCTTTCGCTCATCTACCTGATCGGACGCCTCACGCGACCGATGGATGCGGTTCTCCAGGAGATTCCGGGACGACGACGCTACCACGATCTCGGCGGCGATCACCCGACGACCAGCCAGACTGCACCAGGTGTCATCGCCTATCGCGTCTACGCGCCGCTCTTCTTCGCAAACGCCGAGTGGTTCGTCGGTCGCGTGCGATCGCTCATCGATCGCTCCGTCGCCCCTACTCGATGCTTCGTGCTCGACGCGCAGGCGATCTCCGAGTTCGACTCGACCGCCGCCGATGCGCTCGTTCGCGTGGCGCATGACCTCTCGCACCGCGGGATCAGCTTCCGCATCGCTCGCGCAAACCGACCGCTCCGGGAGATGTTCCACAGGACCGGGGTTCTTGCGATCGTGGGGGAGGACGCGCTGTTCCCCAGCGTTCATGCGGCGGTGCATGACTTCCTCGGGCTTCCCCCCGACGCTCCCTCCCCTGAAACCTCCGCGCCCGACCACGCTCCCCTCAGCCCACCACCCTCGGCCTCGCCACCAGCGTCCTCGATCGATGGCGGCGCACCGAGATCGTTGCCCTGATCGATCGACCTCCACGGCGGTGGATGTGCTCTTTGGTCAGGACATCACATGTCACACTCCGCCAAACTGCGGCGATCGAAGACATCGTCGCACGCCGAGAGCTCGTCCAAGCCACCTTCGACGAAGACCTCCACAGCCGGGGAGCGCGCCACGAAGAGCGAACCCGACAAGCCTGACAGGATGAAGGCACGCGAGTTCGAACGCGAGCTCAAGAAGCTCCAGGTGGAACTCTGCTTCCTGCAGGACTGGGTCAAGGCCACCGGTGAGCGCATCATTGTGATCTTCGAAGGCCGAGACGCCGCAGGCAAGGGCGGCATCATCCGACGAATCATGGAGCGCGTGAGCCCGCGCTGCTTCAGGCTGGTCGCACTCCCGGCGCCAAGTGACCGCGAGAAGTCGCAGCTCTATCTGCAGCGCTACATGCAGCACTTTCCAGCCGCCGGGGAGATCGTGATCTTCGACCGGAGCTGGTACAACCGCGCCGGCGTTGAAGTGGTCATGGGCTTCTGCAGCAAGCAGGAGAGCGAGCGGTTCCTCACGCTCTGTCCCATCGTCGAGAGGTACTTCAAGAGCGCCGGGATCAGGGTCATCAAGTACTGGCTCGAGGTGAGCAACAAGGAGCAGAAGCGACGATTCGAGGCGCGCATCGAGGATCCGCTCCGCCAGTGGAAACTGAGCGCCATGGATCTTCCTTCGCGCCGCCGCTGGTACGACTATTCGAGGGCGCGGGACCGGATGCTTGAGGCGACCGACACCGACGAGAACCCGTGGCACATCGTGCCCTCCGATGACAAGAAGCGCGCCTGCCTGAACTGCATCGCTCATCTTCTGAGCGTCATTCCGTACACGCGGATCAAGCGCAAGAAGGTCGATCTGCCCGACCGCTCCACCAAGGGCGCGTATGACGATCAGGCCTCGTTGAAGGGCCGACGGTTCATTCCTTCAAAGTACTGATCGACGCGGACCACCTCCCTTTCCCCCTCCTTGATCCAGGACATGCGTACCCACGACGCGTTCGCGCGCAGTTCCCCGACCCGCGGGGCCCCGAGCCACAACATCCTGCGAGCGCCCCGTTGGGGCGCCGGCTGGTGCGATCAGCGCTCGTCCCCGGTAGCCACCGTGGGACGAACCGCGGTCACGCGCAGCACCGTGCTGGCAGTGGCCACCCTCTTCGCCGGCGGCTGCATGATCGGTCCCGAGTACGCAACACCGGAGACGAAGGTCAATGCGGAGTGGCTTGAACGCACCGGCGAAGGAACGGGGGTGCTCGAGTCGCAGGCCCATGTCGAATGGTGGCAGGTCTTCAACGACCCCGTGCTCGATGCGCTCATCGAGGAGGCCTATCGCGAGAATCTCACGCTGCGCACCGCCGGCCTGCGCGTGCTGGAGGCTCGCGCAAGGCGAGGGATCGCGGTGGGTCGCTTCTTCCCGCAGACGCAGGAGGCGTTCGGGGGAATCGCCGGCAACCAGTTGAGTGCGAATGTTCCGGGCGGCGAAGGTGATCGCTGGTACGGTTTCAACGAGGTCGGCTTCCAGGCCGTGTGGGAGCTGGACATCTGGGGCAAGTTCCGTCGTGGCATCGAGGCGGCGGACGCCGAGGTTCTTGCCTCGCTGGCCGACTACGACCAGGTGCTGGTCAGCCTCGTCGCCGAGGTCGCCGCAACCTATGTCGCGCTGCGCTCCTTCGAGGAGCGGGTGGCCATCGCCCGCTCCAACGCCGACCTCCAGCGGGCCACGCTCGAGCTCACCACAATCCGTTTCGACGCCGGCGCCGTCTCTGAACTCGATGTGTCGACCGCGAAGGCGACCCTTCTCAACACCGAGGCCACGATCCCGGTGCTCGAGAACGCCATCCGCGAGACGACGCTTGCCCTGTGCGTCCTGCTTGGTCGAGCGCCGAGCCAGTTGAGCGAGGAGCTCACGCCCCCCGGTGGTGCGCCCCCCAGGGTTCCTGAGGCACCCCCGCAGATCGCCATCGGTGTTCCAGCCGATCTCCTGCGCCGCCGCCCCGATGTTCGAGCCGCGGAGCGCCTCGCCGCCGCCCAGAGCGCTCGCATCGGAGCCGCCGAGACCGAGCTCCTGCCGCGCATCTCGATCGCCGGTCTGACCGGCTTTGCCAGCAGCAACTACCGCGGACTCCGTTCACCCGAACTCGGAAACATCTTCGACGGCAACTCCTTCCAGGGGTTCATCGGTCTCGAAATCAACTGGCCCATCCTGAACTACGGCCGCATCATCGGCGCCGTCCGGGCGCAGGACGCCGTGTACGAACAGGCGGCCGCTGCGTACCAGGATTCTGTCCTGCGCGCTGCCGGCGAAGTGGAGGCGGGCCTCTCCCGGTTCCTCCGTTCGCGCGAGCGCACAACCATGCTTGCCGAGAGCGTGGTCGCCGCGAAGCGCAGTGTCGAACTCTCGCTCATCCAGTATCGAGCCGGTGCCGTTGACTTCATTCGGGTCAATGACGCCCAGACAGTCCAGCTTCAGCAGGAGGACCTGCTTGTTGACGCGCGCGCGAGCATTGCTCTCGGCGCGATCGCCGCCTATCGCGGCATGGGTGGAGGCTGGCAGATCCGCGGCGATTCGGAGCTGGTCGATCCCGCCACCATCGAGCGGATGCGACAGACCGTCGACTGGGGCGATGTCCTGAGTCCCGACTGGTCCCGCGGCTCCGATCTCGGCTTCCGGCGACCTCGCAGTGACCTCGAAGGCGCCGAGGTCAACCCGCCGCGCGAGGGCGCCACACCCGAGTCATCACCGATGCCGGAGTCCGCCAAGGGAGTGAACCCATGATGCAGTCGTTGAAACGAGGCGCCTTGAGCCGAGCCAACAGGGTGACGGGGCCACGCCTCGTGATCGGACCTCTTGCGGCGGCGGTCATCGTCCTTGGCTCCTGTGAAAGGGAGTCGGAGCAGAATGTCTACGCGCCCCCTCCGCCACCCGAAGTGCATGTCTCCGCTCCGATCCAGAAAGAGGTGACCAAGGAGCTGCGGTACACGGGACAGGTCATTCCCAAGGCCACGGTCGAACTCCGGGCTCGCGTCCAGGGGTTCCTGGAGCAGATGAACTTCCGCGAAGGGCAGCTTGTGAAGGAAGACGACCTGCTCTATGTCATCGACAAGCGTCAATACGAGGCGGCCGTCAACCGGGCTGCAGCGCAGGTCGAGGCGACCAAGGCGTCGCTCGAGGGTGCCATCAATGACGCGAAGCTCGCCGAGGACCTCGCCGCGCAGAACGCCGGTCCGCGCATTGACGCGATCATCAAGGCGGCGCGGCGGGACACCATCGCCGCCCAGCTTGACGCCGACAAGGCGGCGCTGGCGAGCGCCCGGCTCGATCTCGACTTCTGCGAGATTCGAGCGCCGATGGGTGGCCGGATCAGCAAGAGCAATGTCGATGTCGGAAATCTGGTCGGCCGCGACGGCCCGACCCTGCTTGCGACCATCGTGCAGGACGATCCGGTCTATGTGAATGTGGATGTGAGCGAGGCGGATGTCCTGATGGTGCGGCAGATCATCTCGCAGTCAGGCGAACGGGTGGAGGGACTGCAACCCGGTGAGGTCGCGCCCGGCCGATGGCGCGATGTGTACCTCACCATCCCCGGACACGAGCAGCACCGCTTCGACGGCCATGTCAACTATGTCGCGCCGCAGCTCGATCAGGAGACCGGCACCCTTCGCGTGCGAGGAGTCTTCGAGAACCCCTTGAATGTGCTCGTCCCCGGCATCTTCGTTTCGATGCACTTTCCGATCTCCACCTACGAGACGCTCCTCGTCCCCGATGCGGCACTCCTTTCCGACCAGCTTGGACGCTACGCCCTCGTGATCGACGCGAACGACACGGTCCAGCAGCGCCGCGTGACGGCGGGCGAGCGTCGCGGGTCGCTGCGCGAAGTGTCCAGCGGCCTTCAGCCGACGGACCGCGTCATCGTCCTCGGCGTGCTGAAGGCGCGCCCGGGCAGCAAGGTCACCCCGAAGATGGTCGAGATCAAGGACGGCGCAGCAGCGTCATGAGCACCACCTTCTTCATCCGACGGCCGATCGTCGCGATCGTCATTTCCCTGCTGATCCTGCTGGCAGGTCTGGTGAGCTATCCGACGCTTCCGGTCGCGCAGTATCCCGACATCACCCCGCCCGTCATCCAGGTCACCACGACCTATCCCGGTGCAAGCGCCCAGGTGGTGGCCGACACCGTGGCCGCACCGATCGAGCAGCAGGTCAATGGCGTGCCGGGGATGATCTACATGGAGAGCACCTCGGCGAGCGACGGCTCGTACACGCTGAAGGTGACCTTTGAGCTGGGGACGAACATTG encodes:
- a CDS encoding SulP family inorganic anion transporter, with protein sequence PLVAADPSRAPLLAAALAVIAGAILLLIALLRAGVVADLLSKPVLVGYMTGAALILMSTQLGKFFGLKLESSDFFDIVGELIRRHPEFHGLTTWLGLGLVALQVVIRFIDRRIPAALVVFVAGLALSFTMDLQARGVNLVGEVPAGLPVPTVPWIRVSDLQFLIPGAFAVALLMVPEGVLLARAFAARNGYNIRANQEITALGAGNLLAGFVQGFPIGASQSRTTVNDAAGGRTPLSGLVAAIGLLLFLLFLTPLLAKLPSVALASILIYAGIGLIEPHQYRELLRFSWRAFVLALLVLLGVLVAGVLQGILIGVGLSLIYLIGRLTRPMDAVLQEIPGRRRYHDLGGDHPTTSQTAPGVIAYRVYAPLFFANAEWFVGRVRSLIDRSVAPTRCFVLDAQAISEFDSTAADALVRVAHDLSHRGISFRIARANRPLREMFHRTGVLAIVGEDALFPSVHAAVHDFLGLPPDAPSPETSAPDHAPLSPPPSASPPASSIDGGAPRSLP
- the ppk2 gene encoding polyphosphate kinase 2, encoding MKAREFERELKKLQVELCFLQDWVKATGERIIVIFEGRDAAGKGGIIRRIMERVSPRCFRLVALPAPSDREKSQLYLQRYMQHFPAAGEIVIFDRSWYNRAGVEVVMGFCSKQESERFLTLCPIVERYFKSAGIRVIKYWLEVSNKEQKRRFEARIEDPLRQWKLSAMDLPSRRRWYDYSRARDRMLEATDTDENPWHIVPSDDKKRACLNCIAHLLSVIPYTRIKRKKVDLPDRSTKGAYDDQASLKGRRFIPSKY
- a CDS encoding TolC family protein, yielding MGRTAVTRSTVLAVATLFAGGCMIGPEYATPETKVNAEWLERTGEGTGVLESQAHVEWWQVFNDPVLDALIEEAYRENLTLRTAGLRVLEARARRGIAVGRFFPQTQEAFGGIAGNQLSANVPGGEGDRWYGFNEVGFQAVWELDIWGKFRRGIEAADAEVLASLADYDQVLVSLVAEVAATYVALRSFEERVAIARSNADLQRATLELTTIRFDAGAVSELDVSTAKATLLNTEATIPVLENAIRETTLALCVLLGRAPSQLSEELTPPGGAPPRVPEAPPQIAIGVPADLLRRRPDVRAAERLAAAQSARIGAAETELLPRISIAGLTGFASSNYRGLRSPELGNIFDGNSFQGFIGLEINWPILNYGRIIGAVRAQDAVYEQAAAAYQDSVLRAAGEVEAGLSRFLRSRERTTMLAESVVAAKRSVELSLIQYRAGAVDFIRVNDAQTVQLQQEDLLVDARASIALGAIAAYRGMGGGWQIRGDSELVDPATIERMRQTVDWGDVLSPDWSRGSDLGFRRPRSDLEGAEVNPPREGATPESSPMPESAKGVNP
- a CDS encoding efflux RND transporter periplasmic adaptor subunit → MSRANRVTGPRLVIGPLAAAVIVLGSCERESEQNVYAPPPPPEVHVSAPIQKEVTKELRYTGQVIPKATVELRARVQGFLEQMNFREGQLVKEDDLLYVIDKRQYEAAVNRAAAQVEATKASLEGAINDAKLAEDLAAQNAGPRIDAIIKAARRDTIAAQLDADKAALASARLDLDFCEIRAPMGGRISKSNVDVGNLVGRDGPTLLATIVQDDPVYVNVDVSEADVLMVRQIISQSGERVEGLQPGEVAPGRWRDVYLTIPGHEQHRFDGHVNYVAPQLDQETGTLRVRGVFENPLNVLVPGIFVSMHFPISTYETLLVPDAALLSDQLGRYALVIDANDTVQQRRVTAGERRGSLREVSSGLQPTDRVIVLGVLKARPGSKVTPKMVEIKDGAAAS